A region from the Rufibacter sp. DG15C genome encodes:
- the lpxK gene encoding tetraacyldisaccharide 4'-kinase, whose amino-acid sequence MPRILQYLLLPFSWLYGLVVTVRNYLYDTQVFATYQAPIPVICVGNLSVGGTGKTPQVEYLARLYKGKNIAILSRGYKRQTKGFVLGNEQATALSLGDEPFQYLQSLPYVKVAVCEKRAEGIQKLLALYHDLDLILLDDAFQHRAVKASFYLLLTDFGRLFTQDFLLPAGRLREPRNGAKRADAIVVTKCPESLSLQEQQAITQEIQEFSRAEIPVFFSRVRYGQAVGFGSGLTLSKKLVLVTGIVNATPLVEYLREQHYEILQHFEEADHAEYSPARIEEIYTYWTRVVDKDYVSIVMTQKDAVKWQQPANAQLMSEVPLFYVPIVNEFWPHVPSFDEYLQVAITGEGFHINS is encoded by the coding sequence ATGCCGCGTATTCTCCAGTATCTGCTCTTGCCTTTCTCCTGGCTATACGGTCTAGTGGTGACGGTGCGCAACTACTTATACGATACGCAGGTATTTGCTACTTACCAGGCACCCATACCGGTGATTTGTGTGGGCAACCTCTCTGTGGGCGGCACCGGCAAAACGCCCCAGGTGGAGTACCTGGCCCGCTTGTACAAAGGAAAAAACATAGCCATCCTAAGTAGGGGTTATAAGCGCCAGACCAAAGGCTTTGTTTTAGGCAATGAACAAGCCACCGCGCTTTCCTTGGGCGACGAGCCGTTTCAATACCTGCAAAGTCTACCCTACGTGAAAGTGGCTGTCTGTGAAAAGCGGGCCGAAGGAATACAAAAGCTATTAGCTCTGTATCATGATTTAGACCTTATTCTACTAGATGACGCCTTTCAGCATAGGGCGGTGAAAGCTTCTTTTTATTTGTTGCTGACAGATTTTGGAAGACTTTTCACCCAAGATTTTTTACTTCCGGCGGGCAGGTTGAGAGAGCCTAGAAATGGAGCCAAGCGCGCCGATGCCATAGTGGTGACCAAGTGCCCTGAGTCTTTATCTCTTCAAGAGCAGCAAGCAATAACTCAGGAGATACAGGAGTTCAGTAGGGCAGAGATTCCAGTGTTTTTCAGTAGGGTTCGCTATGGGCAGGCAGTTGGGTTTGGAAGCGGGTTAACCTTATCAAAAAAGTTGGTTTTGGTGACCGGCATTGTCAATGCAACTCCCTTGGTTGAATACCTGCGTGAGCAGCACTATGAGATTCTACAACATTTTGAAGAGGCTGACCACGCTGAATATTCTCCTGCCCGTATAGAAGAAATTTACACGTATTGGACTAGAGTGGTAGACAAAGATTATGTCTCCATTGTAATGACACAGAAGGATGCTGTTAAATGGCAGCAACCAGCTAATGCTCAGCTAATGTCTGAAGTGCCTTTGTTTTATGTGCCTATTGTAAACGAGTTCTGGCCTCATGTTCCCTCTTTTGATGAATATCTACAGGTGGCCATTACAGGAGAGGGGTTCCATATAAATTCTTAA
- a CDS encoding Nif3-like dinuclear metal center hexameric protein, giving the protein MTQIKEVIQVLEHYAPPAYQESYDNSSLQVGNPDAEVTGVLVTLDCTEEVVQEALDQNCNLIVAHHPVIFKALKSLTGKTVVERIILKAFQHNIAIYACHTNLDHVHNGVNAKLCAKLGIENTRILAPKPQLLTKLETYVPLEDTQKVLDALHAAGAGQIGEYSDCSFRITGTGRFTPSAQANPHIGEPCKTEETIENKIEVVFPSFKQNQIMRALLQAHPYEEVAHYLVALQNENQEVGAGMVGELKEALSPEAFVQHVKESLEITTFKHTAWPKEPIKRVAVCGGAGSFLIKNAKQAGAQVFLTADLKYHEFFEAGTQMALLDVGHYESEVYTKELFYDILIKTFSNFAVNLSYINTNPVRHS; this is encoded by the coding sequence ATGACCCAAATCAAAGAAGTCATTCAGGTATTGGAGCACTACGCGCCTCCAGCCTACCAAGAGTCCTATGACAACTCCTCTCTGCAAGTTGGCAATCCAGACGCGGAAGTAACCGGCGTATTGGTGACCTTGGATTGCACCGAAGAAGTAGTCCAAGAAGCGCTGGACCAGAACTGCAACCTGATTGTGGCCCACCACCCGGTCATATTCAAAGCCTTGAAAAGTTTGACGGGCAAGACAGTGGTAGAGCGCATTATTTTGAAGGCATTCCAGCACAACATTGCCATTTATGCCTGCCACACTAACCTGGACCATGTGCACAATGGCGTAAATGCCAAACTCTGCGCTAAATTAGGGATTGAGAATACTAGAATATTGGCTCCCAAGCCACAGCTCCTCACCAAACTGGAGACCTACGTCCCCTTGGAGGACACTCAAAAAGTATTGGACGCGCTGCATGCCGCTGGCGCCGGCCAGATTGGCGAGTACTCAGACTGCAGCTTCCGGATAACGGGTACGGGACGGTTCACCCCATCTGCCCAAGCTAACCCTCATATTGGAGAGCCCTGCAAAACTGAGGAAACCATTGAAAATAAGATTGAAGTGGTATTCCCCAGCTTTAAGCAAAACCAAATCATGCGCGCGCTACTGCAAGCCCATCCTTATGAAGAGGTAGCTCATTACCTAGTAGCCTTGCAAAATGAAAACCAAGAGGTGGGCGCTGGCATGGTGGGTGAACTAAAGGAAGCCCTATCTCCAGAGGCCTTTGTCCAACATGTGAAAGAGTCACTGGAAATCACTACCTTTAAGCATACGGCCTGGCCCAAGGAACCTATCAAACGCGTGGCGGTCTGCGGCGGGGCCGGTAGTTTTCTCATTAAAAACGCCAAACAAGCGGGTGCCCAGGTCTTCTTGACCGCTGACTTAAAGTACCACGAGTTTTTTGAGGCGGGAACTCAAATGGCCCTTCTAGATGTAGGACATTATGAGAGCGAAGTTTATACGAAAGAGTTGTTCTATGATATATTAATAAAAACTTTTTCTAATTTTGCAGTCAATTTGTCCTATATCAACACAAATCCAGTCAGACACAGCTAA
- a CDS encoding zinc ribbon domain-containing protein, with product MESTVASKLDALLRLQSLDSQLDEILRVRGDLPEEVRDLEDEIAGYQVRVSKFDEEIADLHQNIANRKQAIKDAEKLIKKYEEQQENVRNNREFDAITKEVELQKLEIQIQEKKIREANFQIEQKNTDIQETKSKLSERQKDLDTKNGELQVMVQESEEDERKLNAAKEEAKQHIEERLLMAYNRIRKNVRNGLAVVAVKRDACGGCFNTVPPQRQSDIASKKKIIVCEHCGRVLADVEQKAVVA from the coding sequence ATGGAAAGTACTGTAGCAAGTAAATTAGATGCACTCCTAAGACTTCAGAGCTTAGATTCTCAATTGGACGAAATTCTGCGTGTACGCGGTGACCTTCCTGAGGAAGTGAGAGACCTGGAGGATGAAATTGCCGGCTACCAGGTACGCGTAAGCAAGTTTGATGAAGAAATAGCTGATTTGCACCAGAACATAGCCAACCGCAAGCAGGCTATCAAGGATGCAGAGAAACTCATCAAAAAATATGAGGAGCAGCAGGAGAACGTTCGCAACAACCGCGAGTTTGACGCCATCACCAAAGAAGTAGAACTTCAGAAGCTGGAAATCCAGATTCAGGAGAAGAAAATAAGAGAGGCTAACTTCCAAATTGAGCAGAAGAACACTGACATTCAGGAAACCAAGTCTAAACTGTCTGAGCGCCAGAAAGATCTTGACACCAAAAACGGTGAACTACAGGTGATGGTACAAGAGAGCGAAGAAGACGAGCGCAAATTGAACGCCGCCAAAGAAGAAGCCAAGCAGCACATTGAAGAGCGTCTATTGATGGCCTACAACAGAATCAGAAAGAACGTGCGTAACGGTCTTGCTGTAGTGGCTGTGAAGCGTGACGCCTGTGGTGGTTGCTTTAACACGGTTCCGCCGCAACGTCAGTCAGACATTGCCTCTAAGAAGAAAATCATTGTTTGCGAGCACTGCGGACGCGTGTTGGCAGACGTAGAACAAAAAGCAGTGGTAGCATAA
- a CDS encoding anthranilate synthase component I family protein has translation MRQLTLSYQDLPVPIAQWKQQALAWAHHGHEVVAYYEPNQIPFRQGAFQNLLGLRKNAAGLIQEGIARSFNELQQLIDQSLQTPIFGYLTYDLKNQIEELQSQHPDHIGFPELYFFQPDTWLEWTEGEVQICSFTEDPTQIAASIHNTPFLASFPENSLKTKPRILKEDYLQTVEKLRTHILEGDVYEVNYCQEFFTEKANIDPLAVFWQLNAASPTPFAGFLKLEQRYLLCASPERFLKKEGDLLISQPIKGTIKRGATSEQDQANKQALASSEKEQAENMMIVDLVRNDLNRIAQTGTVKVEEFFGLYPFQYVWQMISTIVGKVGASVSAMEILKATFPMGSMTGAPKIKALELIEEYEQTKRGLYSGSFGYFLPNGDFDFNVVIRSLQYNAQNLYLSFEVGSAITYDSDPEQEYQECLLKAAAITRVLEQK, from the coding sequence ATGCGTCAACTCACTCTCTCTTATCAAGACTTACCTGTTCCTATAGCGCAATGGAAACAGCAAGCCTTGGCCTGGGCACATCATGGACATGAGGTAGTGGCGTATTATGAGCCGAATCAAATACCTTTCCGTCAAGGCGCTTTCCAGAATCTGCTTGGATTAAGGAAAAATGCTGCGGGATTGATCCAGGAGGGCATTGCCCGTTCTTTTAACGAGCTTCAGCAGTTGATTGACCAGTCGCTCCAAACTCCAATTTTTGGCTACCTCACTTATGACCTAAAAAACCAGATAGAGGAGTTACAAAGCCAGCATCCAGATCATATAGGTTTTCCAGAGCTGTACTTCTTTCAGCCGGATACTTGGCTTGAATGGACCGAGGGAGAAGTTCAAATATGTTCTTTTACAGAAGACCCAACTCAAATTGCCGCTTCAATCCATAACACTCCGTTTTTGGCCTCTTTTCCAGAAAACAGCCTAAAAACGAAGCCTAGAATCCTTAAAGAAGACTACCTTCAAACAGTTGAGAAGCTTAGAACTCATATTCTGGAAGGTGATGTATACGAAGTAAACTACTGCCAGGAGTTCTTCACAGAGAAGGCCAACATTGATCCTTTGGCCGTCTTCTGGCAATTGAATGCGGCCTCTCCTACGCCTTTCGCGGGCTTTCTGAAACTAGAGCAGCGCTATCTACTGTGCGCCAGTCCAGAGCGATTCCTTAAAAAAGAAGGCGACTTGCTCATCTCCCAGCCCATCAAGGGTACCATCAAGCGCGGCGCTACGTCAGAGCAAGACCAGGCCAACAAACAAGCCTTAGCCTCCAGCGAAAAAGAACAGGCCGAGAATATGATGATTGTAGACCTAGTCCGGAATGACCTCAACCGCATAGCCCAAACCGGCACGGTTAAGGTGGAAGAATTCTTTGGTCTTTACCCTTTCCAATATGTTTGGCAGATGATCTCTACCATAGTGGGCAAAGTTGGGGCTTCTGTTTCTGCAATGGAGATCCTTAAAGCCACCTTCCCGATGGGCAGCATGACGGGCGCTCCTAAGATTAAAGCCTTGGAGTTGATAGAAGAATATGAGCAGACCAAGCGCGGCTTGTATTCGGGGAGCTTTGGGTACTTTTTACCCAACGGCGACTTTGATTTTAATGTGGTGATCAGAAGCCTACAGTACAATGCCCAGAACTTATACTTGTCTTTTGAGGTGGGCAGCGCCATCACCTATGACTCTGACCCAGAGCAGGAATACCAAGAGTGTCTTTTAAAGGCCGCCGCAATTACTCGGGTTCTGGAGCAGAAGTAA
- the miaB gene encoding tRNA (N6-isopentenyl adenosine(37)-C2)-methylthiotransferase MiaB produces MHAPILDLDFIDSRTPDEAAAASCDTKVSVDTFTGRQRKLYIESYGCQMNFSDSEIVSSILFEAGFDTTSDLKQADLVLLNTCSIREKAETTVRHRLLQLQHMKKKRPGMMVGVLGCMAERLKKNLLEEEKMVDLVVGPDAYRDLPSLINEVDSGQKAVNVLLSREETYADINPIRLNSNGVSAFVSIMRGCDNMCSFCVVPFTRGRERSRDAHSVVREAEELVKNGYKEVTLLGQNVDSYKWTSEDGAEHVNFAQLLERVALISPDLRVRFSTSHPKDITDEVLYTMKKYDNICKYIHLPAQSGNSRILDLMNRTYDRAWYIARVDAIRNILGEECAISTDMISGFCSETEEEHQDTLTLIDYVQYDYAYMFFYSERPGTLAARKLEDDIPLEVKKRRLQEVIDLQRSYSLIRNEKTVGTVQKVLLEGFSKRSQDMLSGRDDKNRMVIIPKMDFQKGDYVNVLITGCSVGTLFGEPIL; encoded by the coding sequence ATGCACGCACCCATTCTGGACTTAGATTTTATAGATAGCCGCACGCCTGATGAAGCAGCGGCCGCTTCCTGTGACACCAAAGTGAGCGTAGATACCTTCACTGGCCGTCAAAGGAAACTCTACATAGAAAGCTACGGCTGCCAGATGAACTTCTCTGACAGCGAGATTGTCTCTTCCATTCTCTTCGAGGCCGGCTTTGACACTACCTCAGACTTAAAGCAGGCAGATTTAGTCTTGCTAAACACCTGTTCTATCAGAGAGAAGGCTGAGACCACCGTACGCCACCGCTTGCTGCAATTGCAGCACATGAAGAAGAAGCGCCCTGGCATGATGGTGGGCGTTTTGGGCTGTATGGCAGAACGCTTAAAAAAGAACCTACTGGAAGAAGAGAAAATGGTGGACCTAGTAGTAGGCCCAGACGCCTACCGCGACCTTCCTTCCCTCATCAATGAAGTAGACAGCGGCCAAAAGGCGGTGAACGTATTGCTTTCACGTGAAGAGACGTACGCCGACATCAACCCCATCCGGTTAAACAGCAACGGCGTGAGCGCTTTTGTGTCCATTATGCGGGGCTGTGATAACATGTGCTCCTTCTGCGTAGTGCCATTTACCCGTGGCCGTGAACGCAGCCGTGACGCACATTCAGTAGTGCGTGAGGCTGAAGAGCTTGTAAAAAATGGTTATAAAGAAGTAACCCTGCTGGGTCAGAACGTGGACTCTTATAAGTGGACCTCTGAGGATGGCGCTGAGCATGTGAACTTCGCTCAACTCTTAGAACGCGTAGCCTTAATCAGCCCAGATTTGCGCGTTCGCTTCTCCACTTCGCACCCCAAAGACATTACAGATGAGGTGTTGTACACCATGAAAAAGTACGACAACATCTGCAAGTACATCCACCTACCTGCCCAAAGCGGAAACTCCAGAATCCTGGACTTGATGAATCGCACCTACGACCGTGCTTGGTACATTGCCCGCGTGGATGCCATCCGGAATATTCTGGGCGAGGAGTGCGCCATTTCCACGGACATGATCTCGGGCTTCTGCTCTGAGACGGAAGAGGAGCACCAGGACACGCTAACCCTCATTGACTACGTGCAGTACGACTACGCGTACATGTTCTTCTATTCTGAGCGCCCTGGTACGCTGGCTGCGCGTAAGTTGGAAGATGACATCCCTTTGGAAGTGAAAAAGCGTCGCCTGCAAGAGGTGATTGACTTACAACGCAGCTATTCCTTGATCCGGAATGAGAAGACGGTGGGCACCGTACAGAAAGTGTTACTGGAAGGATTCTCCAAGCGCTCCCAAGACATGCTGAGTGGCCGCGATGATAAAAACCGCATGGTCATCATCCCTAAAATGGATTTCCAGAAAGGCGACTATGTGAATGTGCTCATCACGGGCTGTTCAGTGGGCACCTTGTTTGGCGAACCTATCCTATAA